One window of Myxocyprinus asiaticus isolate MX2 ecotype Aquarium Trade chromosome 6, UBuf_Myxa_2, whole genome shotgun sequence genomic DNA carries:
- the c6h7orf25 gene encoding UPF0415 protein C7orf25 homolog — protein MATYSTLQDRIRVAKELLEQVDKICSRQGREVEGRAKLCSKLRAELKFLQKVEAGKVVIKESHLQSTNLTHLRAIVESAENLENVVSVLHVFAYEGPDGQKQTLVVDVVANGGHTWVKAIGRKAEALHNIWQGRGQYGDKSVIQQAEDFLEASQQQPVQYSNPHIIFAFYNGVSSPMADKLKEMGISVRGDIVAVNTMIEGGEEEEEDESEDKHGLEEENHELENEVVEVEEEEDDDDNDSDETDLMHTRVDRDTIVASLAFPTEVKVDVCNRVNLDITTLITYVSSLSHGNCHFKFKEVVLTEQAAQERQEKVLPKLEEFMKGKELFACHSAVEDFRVILDTLGGPGEKARAEELLVRIKVVPDQPSERTKRLVTSSKVNRRSLMIFGTGDTLRAVTITANSGFIRAAANQGVRYSVFIHQPRALTEGKEWRATPI, from the coding sequence ATGGCCACTTACTCCACGCTGCAGGACAGAATCAGAGTAGCCAAGGAGCTGCTTGAGCAAGTGGACAAGATTTGTAGTCGGCAAGGCCGTGAGGTTGAGGGACGTGCTAAATTGTGCAGTAAGCTCCGGGCTGAGCTCAAGTTCCTGCAAAAGGTGGAGGCTGGCAAGGTCGTGATCAAGGAGTCTCACCTGCAAAGCACCAACCTTACTCACCTGAGGGCCATCGTTGAATCAGCTGAAAATCTAGAGAATGTGGTGAGTGTCCTGCATGTGTTTGCTTATGAAGGACCTGATGGGCAGAAGCAGACATTGGTGGTTGATGTGGTGGCAAATGGCGGACACACATGGGTGAAGGCTATTGGGCGCAAGGCTGAGGCGTTACACAATATCTGGCAAGGCCGTGGCCAGTATGGGGATAAAAGTGTGATCCAGCAAGCAGAAGATTTCCTTGAAGCCAGTCAGCAGCAGCCTGTGCAGTACAGCAATCCTCATATTATATTTGCTTTCTACAATGGTGTGTCCAGCCCTATGGCTGACAAGCTTAAAGAAATGGGTATATCTGTAAGAGGTGACATAGTTGCTGTTAATACAATGATTGAAGgtggagaggaggaagaggaggatgaaaGTGAAGACAAACATGGTTTGGAGGAAGAAAATCATGAGCTAGAGAATGAAGTTGTGGAggtagaagaggaggaggatgatgatgaCAACGATAGTGATGAGACAGACCTCATGCACACTCGAGTTGATAGGGACACCATTGTGGCCAGCCTTGCCTTCCCCACTGAGGTGAAGGTAGATGTTTGCAACAGAGTTAACCTTGACATCACTACACTGATCACTTATGTGTCCTCCCTCAGCCATGGAAACTGTCACTTCAAATTTAAAGAGGTGGTGTTGACTGAGCAAGCTGCACAGGAACGGCAAGAGAAAGTCCTACCCAAGCTGGAGGAGTTCATGAAGGGAAAAGAGCTGTTTGCTTGTCATTCTGCCGTTGAGGACTTCCGCGTCATCCTGGATACTTTAGGTGGCCCAGGAGAAAAAGCCAGAGCTGAGGAACTGCTAGTCAGGATTAAGGTGGTTCCAGACCAGCCCTCTGAGCGCACCAAACGCTTGGTTACTAGCTCAAAGGTGAACCGTAGATCACTGATGATCTTTGGGACAGGAGACACATTGCGGGCTGTCACTATAACTGCAAATAGCGGTTTTATTCGTGCTGCTGCTAACCAGGGTGTGCGCTACAGTGTGTTCATCCACCAACCCCGTGCACTCACCGAGGGAAAAGAGTGGAGAGCAACTCCGATATGA